From Chitinophagaceae bacterium, a single genomic window includes:
- a CDS encoding DUF1524 domain-containing protein, protein YYPQHPIDENFKLQGQDADWLDNFGNLCLISGSKNSRLSNYMPAAKKNHYTSQTIDSIKQRIMMEYEQWDTNGTNNYNEIEEHSKKMTGILTSPSPK, encoded by the coding sequence TATTATCCACAACACCCGATTGATGAAAACTTCAAATTGCAAGGACAGGACGCAGATTGGTTAGATAACTTCGGGAATTTATGCCTGATTAGCGGTAGTAAAAATTCACGTTTGAGTAATTATATGCCTGCTGCAAAAAAAAATCATTACACAAGCCAAACAATAGACAGCATAAAACAACGCATTATGATGGAATATGAACAATGGGACACAAATGGTACAAACAACTATAATGAAATTGAAGAACACAGCAAAAAAATGACTGGGATACTTACTTCGCCAAGCCCAAAATAG
- a CDS encoding parallel beta-helix domain-containing protein, translating to MKYLLYIAILLFVGACGHKNTEQIFYSDAVKRASEQEIEKVIESFILAKDSSIIEIPPGFYDIKTPLIIDNKKNITIRGKGIEETVLSFKNLTSGGEGIKLVGKNILIEKLTVEDAPGDGIKAQQCDTITFRELYVTWTNGNKSKNGTYAIYPVQCKNVLVDNCIAAHSRDAGIYVGQSENVIVKNSKAFGNVAGIEIENCDNSEVFDNFVYENAGGILVFNLPGLPKSDGKNAKIYRNKIISNNHENFAVPISSGPNGNTVTLIPPGCGIILLAAKNIEIFENIIHNHKTIGISIANYFITGFPSEAPNWSPYTFDIFIHNNEYKRENFSIPDFSKELGKLILFYNAHGFAKSQDIVYDGFWDKNIKSDIQNNPMNICIQEDAMDELRFTRFDLYGGADNIKSYKEYAPFLCKK from the coding sequence ATGAAATACTTATTATATATTGCAATATTATTATTCGTAGGGGCTTGCGGTCATAAAAATACCGAACAGATATTTTATTCCGATGCAGTGAAAAGAGCATCGGAACAAGAAATAGAAAAAGTAATAGAATCTTTTATTCTAGCGAAAGATAGTAGCATTATAGAGATTCCACCTGGTTTTTATGATATAAAAACGCCTCTTATTATAGACAATAAAAAAAATATTACTATAAGGGGTAAAGGGATAGAAGAGACAGTTCTTTCTTTTAAAAACCTTACCTCGGGAGGAGAAGGAATAAAATTAGTAGGAAAAAATATTCTCATAGAAAAACTCACCGTAGAAGACGCACCAGGTGACGGAATAAAAGCACAACAATGCGATACTATTACTTTTAGAGAACTCTACGTCACTTGGACAAACGGAAATAAATCCAAAAACGGAACGTATGCTATTTATCCCGTGCAGTGTAAAAATGTATTAGTAGATAATTGCATCGCTGCCCATTCCCGAGATGCAGGAATATATGTAGGACAATCCGAAAATGTAATAGTAAAAAACTCAAAAGCTTTTGGAAACGTAGCCGGAATAGAAATTGAAAACTGCGATAATTCTGAAGTTTTTGATAATTTCGTATATGAAAATGCGGGAGGAATTTTAGTATTCAATCTTCCAGGTCTCCCAAAATCTGATGGAAAAAACGCAAAAATATACAGAAATAAAATAATATCCAATAATCACGAAAACTTTGCTGTTCCCATAAGTTCCGGTCCCAACGGAAATACCGTTACTCTTATTCCGCCCGGTTGTGGAATTATTCTTTTAGCCGCAAAAAATATAGAAATATTCGAAAATATAATCCATAATCATAAAACAATAGGCATATCCATAGCAAATTATTTTATTACGGGTTTTCCCTCCGAAGCACCAAATTGGTCTCCTTATACTTTTGATATTTTTATCCATAATAATGAGTATAAAAGAGAAAACTTTTCCATACCCGATTTTTCAAAAGAATTAGGAAAACTCATTCTTTTTTATAACGCACACGGATTTGCAAAAAGTCAAGATATTGTCTACGATGGTTTTTGGGATAAAAATATAAAATCCGACATCCAAAACAATCCCATGAATATATGTATCCAAGAAGATGCAATGGATGAACTTCGTTTCACAAGATTTGACCTCTACGGCGGAGCTGATAACATAAAAAGTTATAAAGAATACGCACCTTTTCTATGCAAAAAGTAA
- a CDS encoding SO2930 family diheme c-type cytochrome, with translation MQKVICFVFVTLFIGCNTLDKKKTYTEWIPPEVDIHLLNFEVFPLKKLSEYGFFKGKLSDLSPKKGIILYQPSSSLFSDYAFKKRFLWIPKNEKANIIENDSEGKIDFPNKTILIKNFYYPHNFQKPESEKTIIETRLFIKYKEKWNAYTYIWNEDQTDAQYKIVGGQKKIDWIDVQGNIQNTTYIIPNQNQCKNCHNEDEALVPIGVKAQYLENILPKQTETQLEHWIRIQYLNHPKNNKNYPIVCNYEDRNIAVEKRARAYLDINCGHCHNPSGSASTSGLFLYYKENNKSRLGIFKTPVAAGPGTGPFTFDIVPKKADKSILLYRMNSKEIGIAMPEIGRTVIHTEGVALIKEWIDNMMIDNNPKE, from the coding sequence ATGCAAAAAGTAATTTGTTTTGTCTTTGTTACTTTATTCATTGGATGTAATACATTAGATAAGAAAAAAACTTATACAGAATGGATACCTCCCGAAGTAGATATACATCTTTTAAATTTTGAAGTTTTCCCTTTAAAAAAACTATCAGAATACGGTTTTTTTAAAGGAAAATTATCAGACCTTTCCCCAAAAAAAGGGATTATATTGTACCAGCCCTCTTCTTCTCTTTTTAGTGATTATGCTTTCAAAAAAAGATTTCTATGGATACCCAAAAACGAAAAAGCAAATATAATAGAAAATGATTCCGAAGGAAAAATAGATTTTCCCAATAAAACAATTCTCATAAAAAATTTCTATTACCCACACAACTTTCAAAAACCAGAATCCGAAAAAACTATTATAGAAACCCGCCTCTTTATCAAATACAAAGAAAAATGGAATGCATATACCTATATTTGGAACGAAGACCAAACTGACGCACAATATAAAATAGTCGGAGGACAAAAAAAAATAGATTGGATAGATGTACAAGGAAATATTCAAAATACTACCTATATAATCCCGAACCAAAACCAATGCAAAAACTGTCATAATGAAGATGAAGCCCTCGTTCCCATTGGTGTAAAAGCACAGTATTTAGAAAATATTCTTCCAAAACAAACAGAAACACAACTGGAACATTGGATACGAATTCAATATCTAAACCATCCCAAAAATAACAAAAACTACCCAATAGTATGCAATTATGAAGATAGAAACATTGCAGTAGAAAAAAGAGCAAGAGCATATCTGGATATAAATTGCGGACATTGTCACAATCCATCAGGATCAGCAAGTACCTCAGGACTTTTTTTATATTATAAAGAAAATAATAAAAGTAGATTAGGTATTTTTAAAACTCCGGTTGCAGCAGGACCAGGAACGGGGCCTTTTACCTTTGATATTGTTCCAAAAAAAGCAGATAAATCCATACTTCTCTATAGAATGAATTCTAAAGAAATAGGAATCGCAATGCCAGAAATAGGAAGAACAGTAATACATACAGAAGGAGTTGCTCTGATAAAAGAATGGATAGATAATATGATGATTGATAATAACCCAAAAGAATAA
- a CDS encoding SH3 domain-containing protein: MNIFFIFIRFSVSFFLFFVILNVFSRSPDDLLKKADSLFQKNKYTESIILYEDLFFNHKIASSQMLLKMAYIKENLKEYDWSLFYLNTYYTITKKDVVFNQIQSIAKKMGYLGYERSDKDYFLHLFSFYKEKILIFVVSIMFILLLIQFFIRYKQKHLPIGFLMGHIFFAAVIVFLLTYPIHEERAIIKEKSAYIMNGPSAASSLVDKVSNGHIIQILDKQPIWSKIVWNGREVYIKTNSLLFL, from the coding sequence ATGAATATTTTTTTTATTTTCATTCGTTTTTCTGTATCATTTTTTTTGTTTTTCGTTATTTTAAATGTTTTTTCTCGTTCTCCCGATGATTTATTAAAAAAAGCTGATTCTCTTTTTCAAAAAAATAAATATACAGAATCTATTATTTTATATGAAGATTTGTTTTTTAATCATAAAATAGCCTCCTCGCAAATGCTTTTAAAGATGGCTTATATAAAAGAAAATCTAAAAGAGTACGATTGGAGTTTATTTTATTTAAATACCTATTATACTATTACTAAAAAAGATGTAGTTTTCAACCAGATACAAAGTATTGCAAAAAAAATGGGATACTTGGGCTATGAAAGATCAGATAAAGATTATTTTTTACATCTTTTTTCTTTTTATAAAGAGAAAATCCTCATATTTGTTGTATCTATAATGTTTATTTTGTTACTCATACAGTTTTTTATTCGTTACAAACAGAAACACTTACCTATTGGATTTTTAATGGGACATATATTTTTCGCCGCAGTTATAGTTTTTCTATTAACATATCCCATTCATGAAGAAAGGGCTATTATAAAAGAAAAATCCGCTTATATAATGAATGGTCCTTCAGCAGCATCTTCTTTGGTAGATAAAGTTTCCAATGGACATATAATACAAATTTTAGACAAACAACCTATATGGAGCAAAATAGTATGGAATGGTAGAGAAGTTTATATAAAAACAAATTCTTTGCTCTTTTTGTAA